A window of Sulfurimonas sp. contains these coding sequences:
- a CDS encoding nitrate reductase — protein sequence MQNLFLLFFLLVGIAFAKDISPVSRFSSVGFVNDFIVHENLLYAGNDMGTVDIFDIKTAKLINQISLPPIASSMNKIIPADILSVDYINGKVLILSIGESGYRNVWVYENNILKQIINEDKKLTIKKARFVDKEKIILATLDSDIILHDTSENYNLYRSNVSQSTMGDISLSSDKEKIIFCDESGEVKIIDTKNSNIIKKYSSQNVDNIFRVAYSNGVVITAGQDKRVGVYQPDQEAYHIKSNFLVYCVGISPSGKIGIYSSGEENVLQLFDTKTKTKYDRLVGHKNVINQIKFVNENELFSSARDNYILRWKLTQ from the coding sequence TTGCAAAATTTATTTTTACTTTTTTTTCTACTGGTCGGTATAGCGTTTGCAAAAGACATATCACCCGTTTCTCGTTTTTCCTCTGTCGGTTTTGTAAATGATTTTATTGTGCATGAAAATTTATTATATGCAGGTAATGATATGGGAACGGTCGATATATTTGATATAAAAACTGCAAAACTTATAAATCAAATTTCACTTCCGCCGATTGCATCTTCTATGAACAAAATCATTCCTGCAGATATACTTAGCGTAGATTATATAAACGGCAAGGTTCTAATACTTAGTATTGGAGAGAGCGGTTATCGCAATGTTTGGGTATATGAAAACAATATATTAAAACAGATAATAAATGAAGATAAAAAACTAACCATTAAAAAAGCTAGATTTGTAGATAAAGAAAAAATAATATTGGCAACGCTTGATTCTGATATTATATTACATGATACATCCGAAAACTATAATCTATACCGCTCAAATGTGTCACAAAGTACTATGGGGGACATTTCTCTAAGCAGCGACAAAGAAAAAATAATTTTTTGTGACGAGAGCGGAGAGGTAAAAATAATAGATACTAAGAACTCAAATATTATAAAAAAATATTCATCACAAAATGTAGATAATATTTTTAGGGTTGCTTATAGCAACGGTGTCGTAATCACGGCGGGACAAGACAAGAGAGTCGGTGTTTATCAACCCGATCAGGAGGCATATCACATCAAAAGCAACTTTTTGGTCTATTGCGTAGGCATAAGCCCGAGTGGAAAAATCGGTATATACTCAAGCGGTGAAGAGAATGTACTACAGCTTTTCGATACTAAAACAAAGACGAAGTATGACCGATTAGTCGGTCATAAAAATGTTATCAATCAAATCAAGTTTGTAAATGAGAACGAACTATTTAGTTCAGCTCGGGATAATTATATTTTACGGTGGAAGCTCACGCAATAA
- a CDS encoding response regulator, which translates to MEKKTIIIVEDDEITALNLKLSLQKYDYNIISICDSASDAKEKIDIFKPDVIIIDISLQESNDGIELAKAIKQHYAIPFIYLTSYSDDEIIAEAIKTEPYGYIVKPFDPSSLHATIQMAIFKFDVENQRFAELNNSKVDEQSLEKMLYARRDADKPIVKFGDAYHIDISKSEIYYNNEKLKLTKKESAIFRLLVAKLGHTISFSQAIDYVWKEHGATENSIRTLVWRLRNKLPTDIIKNASGIGYYIEE; encoded by the coding sequence ATGGAAAAAAAGACTATTATCATTGTTGAAGACGATGAGATAACGGCACTAAACTTAAAACTATCTCTACAAAAATATGATTATAATATTATTTCAATATGCGACAGTGCCTCCGATGCAAAAGAAAAAATAGACATCTTTAAACCTGATGTAATTATCATTGATATCTCCCTGCAAGAGAGTAATGACGGAATTGAGTTAGCTAAAGCAATCAAACAACATTATGCGATACCTTTTATATATTTAACTTCTTACAGCGACGATGAGATAATAGCCGAAGCGATAAAAACAGAACCTTACGGCTATATTGTAAAACCGTTTGATCCGTCTTCGCTCCATGCAACGATACAAATGGCAATTTTTAAATTTGATGTAGAAAATCAAAGATTTGCAGAACTAAACAATTCAAAAGTAGATGAGCAAAGTTTAGAAAAAATGCTCTACGCAAGAAGAGATGCAGATAAACCTATTGTTAAATTCGGGGATGCGTACCATATTGACATATCTAAAAGTGAGATATATTATAACAATGAAAAACTCAAGCTTACAAAAAAAGAGAGCGCTATTTTTAGACTTCTTGTTGCAAAGCTTGGTCACACTATCAGTTTTTCCCAAGCTATAGACTATGTATGGAAGGAACACGGTGCTACGGAAAATAGCATAAGAACTCTTGTATGGAGACTTAGAAACAAACTTCCTACCGACATTATAAAAAATGCTTCCGGAATCGGTTACTACATAGAAGAGTAA
- a CDS encoding RNA-binding S4 domain-containing protein → MKYILNDEYIELYKLLKVLDLVDSGAEAKLIIADGHVRRNGEVELRKRAKIRSGDIVEVADVVIEVS, encoded by the coding sequence ATGAAATATATTTTAAATGACGAGTATATAGAGCTTTATAAGCTTTTGAAAGTTTTAGATTTGGTTGACAGCGGAGCGGAAGCCAAGCTCATAATTGCCGATGGACATGTGAGAAGAAACGGTGAAGTAGAATTGAGAAAAAGAGCAAAAATTAGAAGTGGAGATATCGTAGAAGTAGCTGATGTCGTTATAGAAGTTAGTTAA